The DNA segment CAAAATTTATTACTGTAAAAAAGAGATCTTTGCGGGAATGGAATCCAAACTCGATTCCGGAGAAGAGATCGTAAAGATCATGACAGGAGCCGTTGTCCCAGACGGTTTAGACGCCGTCATTAAAATCGAAGAAAGCGAAGAGATTTCCAAAGAAGAAAACGAAATTCGTGTGAAACTGAATTCTAAAAAAATATTCCATTTTATGAATATTGCAATCGAAGGAGAGGATTTAAAAAAGGGGGAATCTGTTCTTCGCTCCGGAACAAAAATCAGAATGCCCGAGATTTCTCTTTTGGCGTCTTTGGGTTTTGATCTTGTGCCGGTATATTGTCTGCCGCAGGTTTCCATCGTTTCTACGGGGAATGAGGTTATACCAGTGGAAGCCGAACCGCTTTCGTATCAGATCCGGGATTCCAATTCCTATTCTCTATTAGCCGTACTGGATCGGTATGGAATCAAACCTAAATCCAGTCTCTTAGTTCCCGATGAAGAGTCCAAGATCGTCGATGCACTTTCTCAAGGTTTGGAATCCGATATCCTTCTTTTATCCGGGGGTGTCTCGATGGGAAGTATGGATTTGGTTCCCGTCTTACTCAGGAAATTAGGAGTCGAGGAAATCTTTCATAAGGTTTTTTTAAAACCCGGAAAGCCGATTTGGTTTGGAAAAAAGGGAAAGACCGCAGTGTTCGGTTTGCCCGGAAATCCGTTTAGCGTTCAGGTTTGTTCGCGTTTATTTTTGGATCCTTACATTCGTTCTTTCTTAGGACTGGAAATTGATAAACCGCAACGGTTTTCTTTTTTTGGAAATCGAACAAAAAAAAATCCAATGCCCGAATATTTTCCCGTTTTTTTGGAAACAAAGGAACAAACCGGAATTTGTACAAAGTCGTTTAACGGAAGCGGAGATATTCGTGCGGGACTTTTTTCGGATGGAATCGCTTTACATCCCGCCGATTGTTCCGAAATTAAAGACGGAGACGTTTTGGATTTTTTTCCTTGGTAAAGGACAATGAATTCATCCTTTATTTTCGTTTTGTTTTTTTGAGAGCCGACTTTTTTAATTTGGGTTTTGTAGAATTCAATTGATAGATCATCTTTTGAACTCGGCTTGCGCGTGTTTCCAAGGCCTTTGCTTCTAAGATCGGTTCGATATATTTCCGTTTATGCGACCAGGATAAAAGTTCGAAGAATACTTTTGCTTTTTTGTTTTTTGAAAACGCTTTTTTTACGTCTTCCGGAAGTTTTACGATTTTTTGATCATAATCGATGTATTTTGCAAGTTCGGGACGTTTTTGTTTTTCCGCTTTAGATCCTCCTTTTTTAACCGCTTCCGTTTTTCTAAATCGAACCGCGGACCAAGTTTCGTTAAACGAAACCAAGGCGACACCTTCGTATCCGTTTTCGGAAAGAACATCCCATCCGTGATCCCGATCCAGATCCGTTTTGATCGAGGAGGATTTTTTGGGATAGGCGATCCAAAGAAGACAATCTTCCCGGAACGATTTTACAATTTTTAAAAAAGAGGTTTTGAGAGTAGCGGAAGAATTTACAAAAAGAAGAATCCCGTCCGCTTTTGAAATTTGATTTGTAAAATCGATTCCGGTGACGGGATTTGTTTTGTATTCTTTACCGTTATCAAGGATCAGGAGCAGGTTTCCCTCCTTGATTCTCATCTTTTGAATTAGACTCGGACTGAGCTCGATCATAGTGCAATCAAAAATCAAATCGTGTTTTGTTTGTAAATGAAAAAGAAGAACAAGCCGTAATAACGACTTGTTCGGCTATATCCGATTTCAGTCTTCTGACTATTGTCGAACGATATCTGAATCTTTATATAAAATCCCACCGTGATAAGGGGCATTATTGATCCGAAGTCCAAATTCTATAGCGTTATCAATTACCACTTTGTAATTTCCATTCGCCAAATCCTGAGGGGTAAACAGAGCCTCATCTCGGTTCAATTTTATCTTTGCCTCGTAGTACCACACATGAGACGAGTTTTGTTTTGCATCAAAATAACAATCCGGTGCTTGGATAAACCCCCGACCAATGATCTGAGACGGATTAGAGGGATTCAGTAGAGTAACAGACAGAAAAAAGTTTTTGCTATCCGAACGAAGTGCGTGATTGTCAAACAAAGGCAAACGATACTTTACCTTCGCATAACACTCGGAAGCTTCGTCTGTTTCACAAATGAAGGAAACTTTTGCGTTGTAATTATCATAAGGAGCTTGGAACTTTTCGGTATATTTCCAGCTTAGAACCTCGTTTCCAACACCGTAAGGACTATCGTTTGGTCGTTCCGCCAAGCTAAAACTCATTTCGTTATCAGCGTTCCAAGTAGGACTATCCGTTGACAATCTGGAAATTCCGGGAAATTCGTGTTGGAATGGTAAAACAAAACGAATCGTATTAGAGTTTGGTCTGGTAGGATAAACAAATGTGCCGGACCCGCCCCCTATCCCAATGCCTCCAATTCTCATATCTAAACGATACGATTTAGAGGTAACCGGACGATCAAATACCGCCTCGACAGTGATTTGACCCGATGTGGTCGGTTCAATTTGTCTAACCTTGACGGATTCCCCTTCCTGAAAATATCCCATGGAAACTCCATCAGAATTACAGCTCCCACCTTCTGGGAGATATCCGCGATCGGTTAGGCTGAATTGTTTTATACTATCTGGGGTCGGAGTTATGGAAAGCAAAATGGGCTCCCCAGACGGTATTTCATCCTCTCCGGATCCATCGTTTGGAAAACCTGAGAAAGGTAACGAGGATGTCTGGGTGAGGAGTGAAGTTAAGCTCGTTTCCTCTGCCTTTTTTTCGTCTTCACAGGATAAAAAAGAAAAACTAAGAGCCGCCAACAGGGCAATCATAGTTGTTTTAGTTTGAATTCTCATTTTATTACTCCGAAAATCACCAATTAGAGAGGGAAGTTTCAAAAAAACCGATTGCGACAAAAAGTAGTTTCAACCGTTTTTTATCTAAAATTGTTCTTAAATCTTTACTCCCTCTATGAATTATACCAATTGTGGATTCGTTTTTTGCAATAATACATATAAAATCCATCTCAAAGAATGAATATCACCGTAGAAGGAACGTAACATAGAGAAAGCGGTAGAGTAGTCAAGTTGGCTGGTAGTTTTTCTAATGTGGAATCCTATTCGGACCGAACTCCTATGAGTGCGAAATACCTGTTCGACATGATGGAAGAATTCGGATTGATTCGTAAGATGAAGAACGCTATGTAGTTACCCCACTTAAAACCGTACACCTCTGTTAGCTCCTAAACAATAGGAGTAATGTTATGAATAAATAGTTCTAGTATTAATGACACGGTTCACATAATCACCCCTGTTCAACGAATACGCTTATCAATGTAGCATCCCCAAGTGTCTTGCGTGCGATGAGGTTACATGAGATTCGAGCGAACCTTGAATCGAAGTGACAAAACAATGTGTCTAAGATCGGAGCATAAGTCGCATTAACGATGACGATACGGATCACAGTAATTACACGAAATTATCTATAGTGCGAATTAAAAGCGATTGATTTTTAAATCCATTGATTTTATTAAGGAGCAAAAGTATGAAAATAACTAAGTCAATTATATTTGCTTGTCTAATCATCGTCTTCCAAATGTCGGTCTTATCGGAATCTTATAATAATGATGTTATTATAAAAAATCCTACGAACACCCCTGTCACAATCTATAAATCAATATCTCAAAAAAAAGATGCTTTTGGGGTAAATTATCTAAGTGAAATCAGAAAGCTGGATAATATTATTTATGCAAAATGTCTTTATTCTGCAAATTACGGATTTGAAGGTGATCCAGTTGGATATCAAATTGAAACTAAAGACAATATAAAAGGCTGGGTTTCACTTGAAAACGTATGGTTTCCAGGAAAAGTTCAAAATGTTAAAAATAATGATGTTTTAAATATTCGGATTAAAGAATCAGAATCTTCAGATATCACTGATAAACTGATAAATGGTGACACATTATATATAAATGCTAGTTATATTATAAACACTATGGGTCACAGAGGAGCTGAACCTACCGACTGGGTTCCAGTTTTCACCAAAAATCAAAAAATCGGTTATGCTAAAATGTCTTATATTAATATAGTATTTCCTAATATCTCCAAGTTTAATAAGTTGTAATAGCCAATTAACAAATTGGTATAAATTGCAGGATGTTTAGTAATAGATATAATTTTAAAGCACGGATTCGAAAAGCACCGTCAATGACGATATATTTGTACAGTAACAGTATTCACCTGACAGTTCCTCTGAAAGAAATTGACTAATCTTCTGAAGTTAGTTCCTCGTTTTCTTTGATTTTTTTTACAAAACCCAAACCAAATTAGAATGAAATCATCATAAATATCGAATTATAAATCCTTCTATTTTATGTTTCGTTAAATTGCAAATAAAAGAAGCAAATTCAAATTTATCTTTGTCCCTTTCGATCGAAGAATACTCATCCCGAACCCAAGGTTTAGAAATTTTGCTATAAGTGGGTATCTTGAAATTGGAATTGAAATGAAAATGATCTTGTAAGGAATCTTGGATTTTCTAAAATCGTGGCCAATGATTTCACCATTACGCTGGTTTCGACCCGCAGAACCAAAACCACTTTTACCTCAAGATCAGATCGACAATAAATATCCTTATTTTCGATGGAGAATTTTAGAAGCGACCTTTTTGGGATACGCGGTTTTTTATTTGGTTCGAAATAATTTTCCGGTCGTCTCCAAAGAAATGGGCGATGCGTTACAGTATAGTCAAGAACAGATTACGAATATTCTCGCGGTTACCGCGATTACTTATGGGCTCGGAAAGTTTGTGATGGGGGCCTTATCAGATCGAAGTAACCCCAAATTTTTCATGCCTTTGGGATTGATATTAACCGCGGTTTGTAATCTTCTTTTTGGGGCCTCGAGTCAGTATGAAACGCATTTTTATTTATGGGCATTAAACGGTCTTGTCCAAGGGATGGGCTGGCCTCCCTGCGGAAGATCGCTGGGGCACTGGTTTGGCGTGAGTGAAAGAGGTTCCAAATTTGCAATTTGGAATATTGCACACAATGTGGGCGGAGGTTTGGTCGGGATTGTGGCAGCCTATAGCGCGGCTTGGTGGGGATGGAGAAACGCGTTTTATATTCCTGCATCCATTGCGATTGTGACCTCCGTATTTCTTCTTTTTCGTTTGGTGGATACCCCACAATCGGTGGGTTTGCCTTCGATCGAGGAATATCAAAAAGATCCGGAAAAAGATTTGAGAATTTCGATAGAAGAACAGGAAAAGGAACTTACTTTTAAAGAAATTATCATCAACAAAGTATTCAAAAATTATTATATTTGGACTTTTGCGCTTGCGAATTTTTTTGTCTATGTGGTTCGGTATAGTTTGACGGATATCGGTCCTACGTATCTGAAATTTGCAAAAGGGGCAACGTTGGAGAAAGGCGGAATCAGCACTTTTATCTATGAATTCGCCGGCATCGGTTCGACGCTTTTGGTAGGTTGGGGATCGGATAAACTCGGAGGCAAACGAGGAATGGTGAGTTTTCTCTGTATGCTTCCGATTTTTCTCGCATTGATCGCATTGTTATTCACTCCTCCGGGACATTTGTGGTTGGATCTTGCTTTGTTCGGAGTTGTCGGCTTTTTTATATATCCTCCCGTAATGTTGTTAGGAGTCGCCGGATTGGATTTTACCTCCAAAAAAGCGGTCGGAACTGCGGCGGGTTTTATCGGATTATTCGGTTATCTGGGAAGAACTTCCCTTTCCAAAGCGGTGGGTTGGATGAGTACACAACCGGGATTCCGCTGGGAACAATCCATTTACTTAATCATTGGTGCGACATTGGTTGCTTTGGCTTTATTGGGAATTACTTGGACTTGGAAACCGAAGGCATAGACAAGCTTTTTGAACATTGTAAAGGAAGGTTATCGTTTTACTTTGTTTGTGTTATTTTTGGAATGAAAATATTCAAGATCTTCGAGGATTGGAAAATGAATTCGTTTTAAACTTGCCAGAACCTTCTTCTCAAAATAGAGTTCTGTTATGGTACACCCTTGGCACGATATTTCTCCTGGAGAGCAAATCCCGGAATTTGTAAATGGAATTATTGAAATCAAACGCGGAAGCAGAGCGAAATACGAAGTAGATAAGGAATACGGACTTCTAAAATTAGATCGCGTTTTGTATTCTTCTTTTTATTATCCTGCGAACTACGGTTTTATTCCGCAGTCGTATTGTGGAGATCACGATCCTCTGGATATTTTGGTGTTGTCTCAGGTAGAACTCGAACCTCTCTGTTTGGTAAAATCAAAAGTGATCGGTGTGATGAGAATGTTGGATTCGGGTGAAGAAGACGATAAGATCATTGCGGTTGCGGCAAACGATATGTCGGTCAATCATATCAACGATATCTCCGAGCTTCCGCCTCACTTTACCTTAGAGCTGAAACATTTTTTCGAAGATTACAAGAAACTTGAAAATAAGACGGTCGTCATCGAAGAATTTCAGAACGCGGCTCTTGCAAGAAAGATCGTTTTGGATTCTCTTGCATTGTATAAGAAAACGTTTCCGAAAAAATAAACCTTCATCAAAAGGATTCTCCAATTTTGTTTTAAGGGAGAATCCAAATCGATTCTCCCTTGATTCCAAAATTTGCTCAAAGGGAGAATTTTCTGAAAATTTTTGAATCGAGTTTTCGAATGGAGTGGATTTTTTCGTAAAACCGTTTTGCTAGGGGACTTCAAGTCCCGGGCAAAACACTGTAATACGACCAGATTCTGAATGAATTCAGAAAATCCTTTCTCTGGGTTTTTTGAAATCGGTGCGAAGCATAGATTTATCCAGTTTGAAAGTTTTGGTAACACATTCTGTCTGATTGAATTTGAATCTATTGAATTCCCATAGGCAAAAGTCCTGAAACGAATAAAAGCAAACTCTGGCCAACATGACGGATGGATAAATCGACAATGCAAAATAAAGCAGAAGTTTCGACGGGTTCGAAGACAACGAGAATAGGATCGTCATGATTCCCATCAGTTCCCAATATAATGCAGGAAGATGGAATTCGTTTTTCAAAATCCTTTGTTTAACAACAATTTGTAATATACTTTTAAGATGGGCCGATACCGCAGATCATTCTTTTTCACCTAAATAACTATGTCCGAAGCCGGTTTGAGATCTAAGATCGCCGGGATTCCCGAAAGCAAACGCCATATGTTTATAGTTTTTATCGAAGTCCCTTGTCAAAAAATAATTTCTTAAAATGATGAAAAAGTATTAGAAGTTTGGTATTCTGTTTTTCCTCGGATTCGATTATTTTTCAGAGTCAACATGATCCAATTTTACTTGATTCAAGGCTTATTCCAATATAGACTTGAATCAAATCATATATATAGATTTTAATAAAAAGAATGGAACTTGAATTTATTAAGTTGATATTAGATCATACAAATTCTGTTGCAGTGTCCCATTTAAAATCATTTTATCGAGAATCGGACGCGCCACGGTTTATTCGAAATGCTTCTTTAGATTATCATTTGCATTTCCTTTATTATTCTTATGATGAAAATATAGGATGCGTTTGTTTAGATACGAGTCAATTTATAGTATGCCCTGAAAGCCTTTATGGAGAAATGACTATGCGTTTTTTGGCGGCAAACCTCACGAAAGCTTTGATTGATCGGATTTCTTGGTTATTGAAACATCAAGATCAAGATTCCGCTGTTTTATTTAATAAAGCGCCTCAAGATTTATGGGATCGCTTTAATATATTAAAGCAAAATACTTTTTTCGATGGAATCAAAGGACTTGCGAATTATTTAGATACAAAATCAATTTCTTCAGAACCGACCGAGCTTTTAATTGAAGAAAACCTTTATGAAGATTATAAAGATTTTAAATTCGAAATCATAGAAGAAAGAATTTTCAAAAAAAGTAAAACGAAAATCTATCAAAACCATTGATAAGATCGTTTTTAAATCGCCATTAAACTATTTTATTAAACTTGAGATCAGTTTTTTTAATCTTTTCTATCCAAATCATATTGATTGATCTCCTCTTTTCGGGATCATTTTAAAAATTATTTATACGCCGAACCTACACCTGTCCCGGAAAGTCTCCGGGTTTGGTTCTCCAACGTCTATGAACCCAGAAATATTGTTCGGGATAAAGTTTCACCTCTTCTTCCAATGCCTTTGTCCAAACTTCCGTATAATGACGAATTGCAGTCTCTCGATCGGAAAACGCTTTTTTATCCACGTAACCTAAATCCTTGACCCGAACGATTATCTTTCCGTTTTCCCCACAGAGAACCGAATACAACAGCATCTTGGAACCGGTAAGATATGCCATCAACGCAGGTCCTTGGTAGGTCGAAGCGGGGCGGTTGAAAAAGTTTACGAAAATTCCCGCCTTTCCCGCATTTTGATCGGAACCGAATCCTATCCAATAACCTTGCTTTAACATCTTTGTTACTTGGCTGGACTCTTCGGTGGATACGAGTTTGATTCCGTTTTTCGTTCTGAGTTTATAAATCAATTTATCGACGAAAGGGTTTCTTACTTTTTTATAAATCCCTCCACCCTTCATCCTGATTCCCATAAATTGAACCAAAATTTCCCAGGTTCCAAAATGTCCTGAGATGAGGACGACGCCAACTCCTTCTTCATTTGTCTTTTTTTCAAGAGCCAGCGATTCAGGATCATAGACAAGATACTTGTCCATCCATTTTTGATTCAAACGCGGCGCATAGAGAGTTCCTGCCATCAAATTTCCGATGTGAAGAAAACTTTTCCACACGAGTTCTTTTTTCTGTTCCGGTGTATATTCCGGAAAAGCGTGTGTTATGTTTTCGTAAGCGATTTTTCTGTGTTTTCTCGCTAAAGGATAAAGGAGAATTACGAGCAATTTCCCGTACAAAAGACAAACACGATAGGGTAAGATCCTAAACGGAAGACAGAACGAGTAAACAAAGATGAATGCCGGTATATAACGAATCAAAGGGATCCTCAAAATGGTTTTTTACAGCTTATCCCAATCTAATATTACTTTGTCTACAAGATAAAGCGGTAACTTCAACACGATGCTCTTTACGGATCGCATCGCGGGTTCTGTTCTGTTGCATGTCTTTAGCATATGCGACATTGAGTTTCCTTCGAGACGCGCTCTTATTACAAAGTGAAAGTTTTCCTTGCGGATTGACAAGCAAAAGACAGTCCCTTTTTCAAGCTTGGTTCAGGGTTCAAACTAGAGAATTGATCTTATTGTTTTTCTTTTACCGGGTGGATTAGAATCTTGATTCTTTTTCCATTCTGAAATATTCTTTTTGTCAACGCTAAGTTTTGAAATCGAAAAGAATTCGCTTCTTCCAAATAGAAGCTCCGAGGGTTGACCGCAAAGGGTAGGTTGGAAATTCTGGAATTTACCTTTTTATTTTTTCACGATCTCATTGCTTACAAAAAGAAAAATCTTGTACCCCAACGAACCCATGGACAATCTGAAAACCTCAGTACACGAAATTTATCTCTCTTTATCGGGAGAAGGAATTTCAACAGGACTGCCAACCGTTTTTGTAAGAATGGCTGGATGTTCCCTTCGATGCGGAATGGCGGTTGGACGCAGATTATGGTGTGACACCCCCTATGCACTGTCTCCAAACGCAGGAGAAGAATTGAGTCTCGAAGACGTTCTCAAACAAATCGATCAACTCAGTCCAGTGGATACTCAGATTCTTCTTACCGGCGGTGAACCTCTGGAAGGGAGAAACCGCAATTTTAGCGTCTCTTTAGGAAACGAAATTTATAGAAAAAGAAAGAGTTCCGGCGCTTATCCTCGGCCTAGAGTCGAAACCAATGGAGCCGAGTCGATTGAAGGATTGGATTGTTTTGTTTTTACTTTGGATTATAAGTTACCCGGCTCCGGAATGGAAGACCGGATGATTTTGAAAAATCTCGAAGTGTATCAAAATAGAAAGAATGATTTGGATGAAATTAAGTTTGTGATTCGAGATAGAATTGATTTCGAAAGATGTCTGGAAGTGATCCAAACGCATCGATTGACCGGGAACTTACTCGCTTCTCCGGTTCAGGGAGAATTGTCGCCGGAACTTTTATCGGAATGGATCAAGTCTTCGCTCGAGTCCGGATTGCGTCTTTCCCTTCAAACGCATAAATACATCTGGGGCGATCAGAGAGGGGTATAGTTGGAAGATACTCTGCAACTCAGCCTCGACTTTGAATCCGGTCCCCGCTCCGGATACAGAGGTGATTTTTGTTATCTGGCGAACTCCCCCGAATCGGGAATCGGAAAGATCGTCGCTTTAGAAGAAGGTAAACTTACGATCGAGTTTGCTTCGACTTCTTTCAAAAAAACGATCTCCGAAAATTCTCCTTATCTGAGATTTCTTCCCGGTTATCCTTCTCCTTTACGAAATATCGGAGAACAGCCGAGTCTGATGGATCTTTCTCTCACGGCTTATGAGTTAAAGCTGACTCACGCATTTGATAAACTTTCCGCGCTCTCCAATTCGAGAACGAGACTTCTTCCTCATCAGATCGAATCCACGTATATCGTAGTCAACAGTCTTCGACCGCGTTTTATTTTAGCGGATGAAGTCGGTTTGGGAAAAACGATTGAAGCGGCGCTTGTGATGAAAGAGCTGATCTTTAGAAGAGGATACAAAAAAGTTTTGATCGTCGCTCCGTCTCCGCTTTTGGTTCAGTGGCAACAGGAGTTGAAAAATAAGTTTAACGAAGATTTTGAAATCGTAAAACGAAAAAACTTTCACACGGACGGGGATAAAAATTGGAAGAACTTTCATCACGTAATTACTTCCGTCGACTTTATCAAAAACCCGAGATACGCGGAAGAGATTCTCAAAACAAAATGGGATATCGTAATCTTCGATGAAGCGCATCGACTTCGAAGGGATTATCATAAAATCACACGGGCTTATTTGTTCGCCGAAAAGATTTCCAAGAAATGCGAATGTCTTCTGCTTCTTACGGCGACTCCGTTTCGCGGAAAATTGGAAGAATTATACTATCTGATGCATTTGATCGATCCGAATATTTTGGGTCCGTATCATACATTCGTAAACGATTATATTCTTGGAAACAAAACGGATCTTAAGGATAAAATTTCAAAGGTTCTTTTGAGACGCAGAAAGGTGGAAGTCGGCGGTTTTACAAAACGCTTTGCTAAAACTGTCAGAATCGAACTTTCTCCTGTGGAAAGGGAATTTTATGAGGAAATGACGAACTACGTCCGCAGAGAATACAATCTCGCGATGCGGGTTCAAAATAGAGCGATCGGATTTGTGATGATCGTGTTTCAGAAACTTTTGGATTCTTCCGTATTTGCGCTTTTGTCCGCTCTTACAAAACGAAAATTTCTTTTGGAAAACCGATTTCATCATATTAAACAAATGGAATCTAAACTGGAAGAATGGGACTTGGACGAGACGGAAGACGTCGAGGAATTCGTATCCGGGTTGGACGAATCCGTTCAGTTGGATCTTCAAAGTTTAAAAAGGGAATTGTTGTCTCTCAATCGATTGATTCTTCTCGGTAAAAAAATCAAAGAAGATAAAAAGTCGATCAAACTCAAAGAGACGATTTTGAAACTTCAAAAAGAAGGTCATCCTAAATTTATCATCTTCACACAATTCAGATCCACTCAGGATTTCTTGGCTGGCGTTCTTTCCGAGTTTCAAGTTACCCTGTTTCACGGTTCTTTGAGCGCGGATGCAAAAGAAAGAGCAATCGTAGAATTTAAAACGAAGACTGAAATTCTAATCTGTACCGAAGCCGGAGGAGAGGGACGCAATCTTCAGTTTGCAAACGTCCTTTTTAATTACGACCTTCCCTGGAGTCCTTTGAAGATCGAACAAAGAATCGGAAGGATTCACAGATTTGGCCAAAAGGATAACGTGTTTATTTTTAACTTCGCGAGTAAGGACACGGTTGCGGAAAGAATCTTGGAAGTCCTTACCAACAAGATTCGCCTTTTTGAAGAATCGATCGGATCATCCGATGAACTGCTGGGCGCCATCGAAGACGAATTGGATTTTAATTCCTCTTTTATGAAATTTGTGACAGGAAATAAATCCAAGATCGAAATGGAAGACGAGATCGACAATCGGATCAAGATCGCCCAAAAGGGCTTTGAAAAGTTAGGCGCTCTTGTCACTCCTAAGATGATCGATTTTAATCTTCTGGATTATTATAGTCATACACTCGAAGAACGTTCGTTTAATAACACACATCTTGAAGAGTTTATAGCTCGATTTGCAAAAACATTTCCGAAAGAAGCAGGGTTTACTTTGGTAAAAAAGAAACCTCAGGTTTATGAAATCGAATCTCCTTTGTATAAGGGAAAATCCGGAACCTTTGACTCTGAACTCGCGTTACAAAACGATAGTTTGGAATTTTTAGCCTTCGGACATCCGTTGGTCGATAAAGCGGTTTCTTATCTGATTCAAAATCAAAAAGGTTGGAGTACCGTTTTTCATTCGGTTTCCAACAGACAATATTACGTATTTCTTGTGGAATTTCAATTTACCCTCAATCGAACCGAACTCTTTTATTTTGAAACGAATCCGACAACGGGAGCTGTAAAACAAATCGAAGAACTTCCGGACGAGTTGAGAGATTCTCATTCTAGGTTTAAAACTCACGATGAAAATCGGGAACTTCCCGCAAAGCTCGAAGAAAGTCTGATTCGAACCTTTTTGGCTTTGGACGAAATCGTAGAATCCAGGAAAAAAAAATTAGGCGAACAAACCTTGGATCTCTTTCAAAAAGAAGAGTTTAAGATTCGAACCAGCAATCAAAACACTCTTCGTCAACTAGAAGAAAAATTGATGCGTCAGGAAGCCGCTTTTAAGTGGGAAGGAAAACCCGAAAAAAAATCCGCAATGAATCGGACTCGAAACGAAATTCAAAAGGTAAAAGAAGACTTTGATCGAGAGCTTCGCAAGGTCAGAAACGGCAAGACGATTCAGCATCGTTTTCAACTCTTTCAAGTATATCTTCCCGATTGATCAAGGAACGTTTTCCTGCTCGACATCCGATTTTGACCGAGGTTTCTGGACCTAGCAATTGGAACGGAGTTCGACCGACGTGAAACTTTCCCTAGACTGGATGAATGATTTTGTATCTCTGAAAGAGATAGGTCTCGACGCGAT comes from the Leptospira sp. WS92.C1 genome and includes:
- a CDS encoding DEAD/DEAH box helicase, with translation MEDTLQLSLDFESGPRSGYRGDFCYLANSPESGIGKIVALEEGKLTIEFASTSFKKTISENSPYLRFLPGYPSPLRNIGEQPSLMDLSLTAYELKLTHAFDKLSALSNSRTRLLPHQIESTYIVVNSLRPRFILADEVGLGKTIEAALVMKELIFRRGYKKVLIVAPSPLLVQWQQELKNKFNEDFEIVKRKNFHTDGDKNWKNFHHVITSVDFIKNPRYAEEILKTKWDIVIFDEAHRLRRDYHKITRAYLFAEKISKKCECLLLLTATPFRGKLEELYYLMHLIDPNILGPYHTFVNDYILGNKTDLKDKISKVLLRRRKVEVGGFTKRFAKTVRIELSPVEREFYEEMTNYVRREYNLAMRVQNRAIGFVMIVFQKLLDSSVFALLSALTKRKFLLENRFHHIKQMESKLEEWDLDETEDVEEFVSGLDESVQLDLQSLKRELLSLNRLILLGKKIKEDKKSIKLKETILKLQKEGHPKFIIFTQFRSTQDFLAGVLSEFQVTLFHGSLSADAKERAIVEFKTKTEILICTEAGGEGRNLQFANVLFNYDLPWSPLKIEQRIGRIHRFGQKDNVFIFNFASKDTVAERILEVLTNKIRLFEESIGSSDELLGAIEDELDFNSSFMKFVTGNKSKIEMEDEIDNRIKIAQKGFEKLGALVTPKMIDFNLLDYYSHTLEERSFNNTHLEEFIARFAKTFPKEAGFTLVKKKPQVYEIESPLYKGKSGTFDSELALQNDSLEFLAFGHPLVDKAVSYLIQNQKGWSTVFHSVSNRQYYVFLVEFQFTLNRTELFYFETNPTTGAVKQIEELPDELRDSHSRFKTHDENRELPAKLEESLIRTFLALDEIVESRKKKLGEQTLDLFQKEEFKIRTSNQNTLRQLEEKLMRQEAAFKWEGKPEKKSAMNRTRNEIQKVKEDFDRELRKVRNGKTIQHRFQLFQVYLPD